GCTTCGTAGAACGGGGTAGAACGGGGGGGCGCTGGCTCCTAGCTCCTGGCTCCTGGTAGAAGACAGGCTTACGGCTTACGGCTTACGGCTTACGGCTTACAGCGGAAAGCGGAAAGCGGAAAGCCGCTCCGCGGTTGCAGTTCATGATTCACGATTCACGATTCACGATTCCCCCGCTCACATCTCACATCTCAAAGCTCAAAGCTAAGCGGCCATCACCCAACAAACGCAAGGGGGCGAACCACATGCCTAGACAGGCGCGCGAGGTCAGCCCGACCGGGTACTACCACATCATGATGCGCGGCATCAATCGCGACTCAATCTACCAGTCAACCGGAGATAAGTCCTATTTCATCAAAACACTAAAGAAGCTCGAAGGCCTTAGCATCGCCGCCTACTGCGTGATGGACAATCACGTCCACATCGTGCTGCAGGCAGAGCTAGCAGCGCTTATGGCGGCAATCAGGAAGCTAAACTTGACGTACGCTATGTGGTACAACTCTATCCACGAGCGAGTAGGGCATGTGTATCAGAACCGCTACCGCAGCGAGATTGTCACTAACGACCGCCACTTGCTGCAAGTAGTGCGGTACGTGCACAATAACCCTGTGAAAGCGGGGCTAGCTAAAGAGGCCAAGCAATATACGTGGAGTAGCTATCGCGAATACT
This region of Selenomonadales bacterium genomic DNA includes:
- a CDS encoding transposase, giving the protein MPRQAREVSPTGYYHIMMRGINRDSIYQSTGDKSYFIKTLKKLEGLSIAAYCVMDNHVHIVLQAELAALMAAIRKLNLTYAMWYNSIHERVGHVYQNRYRSEIVTNDRHLLQVVRYVHNNPVKAGLAKEAKQYTWSSYREYLEGADIISHEQKQFVLGLISNGNAGFIAFHGEPDVHEYLDTAEDIADLRLNHAQSVIEEYCLAHGIVDRASLKRHPELMEDLIMQLLQRTHLSHRKIAAFLEVSANIVHRASLAEQEQD